In Flavobacterium luteolum, the DNA window ACTACAAACGAAGACTGATAATATTCTGCCGATTTAGATTGAGAATATAAAGTACCATCGCCCACAATCACGACAAAAGTCAGAAAGAGTGCGATTAAGTATTTTATATGTTTTTTCAATCTTTTATGTTTTAGATTATAGAACGAAAATACGAATTTCAAATAAAAAAACTGAAGTAAATGCTTCCGTTTTTCTATTTTCACATCAAGGAGTTGTCATCCTGAGCGAAGTCGAAGGACACGCAAGTAACTCCGCAACAATAATCCAATCTTTGTCGAGCAACTAACGTGTCCTTCGACTTCGCTCAGGATGACATACTTTGTATTTAAAAACCTTTGTCAAAGTTTAAAACTTTGACAAAGGTCGTGGCACGTAAAGCAATAAACCCAATCCTATAACAAAAACGAGACAACTCAAAAACATACAAACGCCATTTTTCAAAACAAAAAACGAAAATCCAACAGCAACCGACCCCACAATTACCATTAAAGATTTTACAGTTTCTGTTTTTATAAAAGCAAATGCATGCAAAGCCAAACCAAGAAAAAGCAAAGACGGACCAACAGCCACAAATGGATAAAAAATCAATGGAGAATTACTAATTTGCTGACTTAATCCATCTTTTGCGATTTCGTTATTTCCGTAACTCGACATGATAAAATCGATTGTACAAAGTCCAATATGGGCAATAACGCCTAAAGTTGTCAGTACAGAAGCAACTTTATTGATTTTCGTTTTTGGAAATGCGTCATTAAATGATAATAAAAAACAAGCTCCAATTAAATTGAACCAATGCGCAAAATCTATCGACGTATTGAAACTCGGAAAAATGTTAGAAAATAATAAATAGCTAGCTAAGAAAAATAGCAATCCGATCGTGCAGAAATGTTTTGTTTTCATAATTTGTTTTAAAAATTGATGAAGCAAAACTAGAATGAAAATTTGCCTAAAATCCCTATTTTATTGACTTAGGTACGAAATGCATTGTTTTAGGTACAAAATTACAATGCCAACAAAACATCTTTATAATTTCTGGAAACTGGAAGTTCTATTTGCGTCAAAATAATTGTGGTCGGATTTCTCCAGGATTTAAAGTGCGACGGATTTATTAAATGCGAACGATGAATTTGCACTAAAAAATCGAAATCGTCCTGAACTTTTTTGAGCGAAGATCGAATAAGTTTTGAATGAAGTTTATCATTTTCGAGAAAAAAAATTTCCACATAATTCTGTGCATTCGAAATACAAACTAAATCGGTTTTTTTAATTTTTAAAACATCTAATCTGTTTTCTCCTTTAAATAGCAAAACATCGTCCGTTATCGGAATTAGTTTGATTAAATATCTTCTTGCGAGAATAATCACAGGAGTTACAATTAGAGCGACTTTTATAAATATTGTCGAAAAGAATTCTAAAAAACTATATCCGCCATTTAAAATTGGGCTTTTATAAAAAGTAAAAACACCAATTAAGTAGAGCAAATGAAACAGAAAAATGACTGTTATTTCTAAACCGATATTCCATTTTCCTATTCTTTCATAAAAGCTTTTTTGGATAAAAGCTAAAAGACCATAACACAAAAATGCCATAACACTAAAACCAAAACTAATTAAAAACCACGCTCTGAAATTTATAGTTCCATCATCAAATGGCTTTATGATGAAAGCAAAAACAAAAAGCCATAACCCAATCAGTAAACCGACTAGAAGATTATGTTTTATAGAAATGTTCAGCTGTTTCACTTTTCGATTTGATTTTAAAGTTTCATTTCCATAATAGGCATAAACCGATTTTTTATTGACGTTTCGAATTCACCAATTTTTATAAATCCCATTTTTGAATAAAATTCCTCGGCGTTGGGTTCTGAATCGAGAATTATTCTTTCTATTTTCTCTTCTTTTATTCGGTTTAAAAAATCGAGAATTAAATATTTTCCAAATCCTTTTCCAATATGTTCAGGCAAGATAAATAAATTATCGAGTTCAATTACTTTTTCATCTTTGAAAACATAAGAATAATATCCTACAATAAAACCATTGTCTACCAATTTGAAAACGTTATTATCTTTAATATAATCTTGAGAAATGGTTAAATTTTTATCCCATTTTTGAATTTGTTCTGCAGAATACCCCCAATAAGCTTTTGACTTTTTGGTTATTGTTGTGAGGATTTCGTCGTCGGTTATGTTGGCTTTTTGAATTATCATGGGTTTTAAAAATAAGTTTTTTTGTCAGCTTTGAAATTTAACCGCAAAGCACGCAAAGTTTTCTATTTAAGTTATCTAAATAAACGCAAAGTTCGCAAAGCTGTAAACGCAAAACTTTGCTCCCGATAGCTATCGGCATTGTGTAAACCTTTGTGGCCTTTGCGGTTAAAAAACCTATTTACTTATAAATCGTAAACTTATTATGACTCAAAGTAAAACCTAAATTCTCATAAATTGCGACATTTTCTACTCGCTTTTTATTCGTCGTCACTTCGATACTTTTCAAATTATTTTTCTCAGCAAAATTCAAAATCTCATTTATTAATACTCTTCCAACGCCTTGACCACGGTATTTTTGATGAATAAAAAACTCCTGAATTTCGCCAACTAAACCGCAATGATGAAGCAAATTTTGGGTGTGAAAGCTAATAAAACCTAAACCTTCACTTTCGTTTTCGGCAATTAGATAAAGATTTTTTGGGTTTGAAATATTTTCATTGAATATCATTTCGAAAACTTCAAAATCTAAGACTTCATTTTCGAGTTCGCAGATTGCTTTGTAGACGAAGTCTAGGTCTTGATTTTGTATTTTTCTTGTTTTAATTTTTAGTTTCATCTTCTAATGCCATTATTAAGATTCTAAGTTACTAAGATTTTCAACAATCTTGTCATTTCGACGAAGGAGAAATCTTCGTAAGGAGCTCGAGAAAGATTGGCGATTTTGATTGCGGAGCTACTTGTGGAGATTTCTCCTTCGTCGAAATAACAAAAACGATGTAAACACTATATTTCAAAATCAATACTAGTCAGAAAAATTGTATTTTTACTCCACAAAAAAGAACTTGCAACTGCAAACTTGTTTTCTGCATAAACCAAAAATGTAAAAGAATTTTAAATATCTTTGAATCATGAGCACAGCAATAAAACCAAAACATATCGGCAGAAACATTAGCCGAATTAGAGAACTGAGAGATATGAAGCAGGAAGCACTTGCTATTGCGCTTGGTGTTAGTCAGCAATCTATTTCTAATCTTGAAGGAAGTGAAAACGTTGATGACGAAAAACTAAGCAGAGTTGCAGAAGCTTTGGGAGTACCAGCAGAAGTAATTAAGAATTTCTCCGAAGAAGCTGTTTTTAATATTATCGGAAACACCGCAGAAAATAGTTCTTCAGTTGTTAGTTTCGGATGTACTTTTAATCCGTTGGACAAACTTCTTGAAACTTTTGAAGAAAATAAAAAGCTTTACCAGCAGTTAATTCAAGCTGAAAAAGAGAAAGTCGCTCTTTTGGAAAAGTTACTTGATAAGAAATAGAAATTTATTTTTATAAAAGAAAAAAACCGAAGCTTTGAAATTGAAGGCTTCGGTTTTTTTATGCTCATAGTTTTGTCATTCTGAGGAACGAAGAATCACACTAGAAATTCCACAATCAAAATCGCCAATCTTTATCGAGTTCCGAGTGTGATTCTTCGTTCCTCAGAATGACAAACTTTTTGTTTATCAATCTTTGTAGAGCTACTTGCGATCCTTCGACTCCGCTCAGGAAGACAAAACAGAACTTAAACTTTGTGTTCTTTGCAACAAAAAACTTTGCGACTTCGCGTCTTTGCGAGCAAAAATCTCCTGCGCACTTTGCGTATCCCGATAGCTATCGGGATTGCGTTCTTTGCGGTTAAATAAACTCCAAAAAATTAGAACCAAAACAAATAAGAAAACTTTAATAAATCTGCTATACGCCACTAATTCAAAAATCATTAATTTTGAAATTCGAAGTTCAAAAACGAAATAATTATGAAATATCATCAAATAAACAGCGCTCTTTTTGTAAAAAACCGCAGAAAGTTCATGGCTGAAATGAAACCTAACTCTGTTGCAGTATTCAACTCAAATGACATTTACCCAGTTAGTGCCGACAGTACTTTGCCGTTTGCACAACACCGTGATATTTTTTACCTGAGCGGTGTAGATCAGGAAGAAAGTGTTTTGCTTTTGTTTCCAGATGCGCCTTATGAGCACCAAAGAGAAATGCTTTTCTTGAGAGAAACCAACGAACATATTGCAGTTTGGGAAGGTGAAAAATTGACTAAAGAACGTGCATTTCAGGTTTCTGGAATTAGAACCGTTTATTGGTTACAGGATTTTCATAAAGTTTTGAACGAAATGATGACGTATGCCGATACGATGTACATTAACACCAACGAACATTACCGTGCAACTGTTGAGACAGAAACTCGCGAAGCTCGTTTTGTAAAATGGTGGAAAGAGCGTTACCCAGCGCATAATGTTGCAAAAAGTAACCCAATTTTACAAAGATTGCGTTCTATAAAAGAAAGCGAAGAAATCGATTTGATTCAGCATGCTTGTGATATTACAGAAAAAGGTTTCCGCAGATTATTAGGATTCGTGAAACCAAATGTTACGGAATATGAAATTGAAGCTGAATTGGCTCATGAATTCATACGTAACCGTTCTAAAGGTTTTGCTTATACACCAATTATTGCTTCTGGAAACAATGCAAATGTTTTACATTATATTGAAAACAACCAGCAATGTAAAGAAGGTGATTTGATTTTGCTTGATGTTGCGGCAGAATATGCTAATTATTCTAGCGATATGTCTAGAACAATTCCAGTTTCTGGGCGTTTTACAGATCGTCAGAAAGCAGTTTACAACGCTGTTTTGAAAGTAAAAACCGAGGCAACAAAAATGCTTACGCCAGGAACACTTTGGAAACAATATCATGTTGAAGTTGGTAAAATTATGACTTCAGAATTATTAGGTTTAGGTTTATTGGATAAAGCCGATGTTCAGAACGAAAATCCAGAATGGCCTGCTTACAAAAAATATTTCATGCACGGAACTTCTCACCACATGGGACTTGACACGCACGATTACGGATTGCTTCACGAACCAATGAAAGCAAATATGGTTTTCACAGTTGAGCCAGGAATCTACATTCCAGCAGAAAAATTCGGAATTCGTTTAGAAGATAATGTTGTGGTTCAGGAAAAAGGAGAGCCTTTTAACTTAATGAGAAATATTCCTCTTGAAGCAGACGAAATAGAAACGTTGATGAATGAATAATTTCTTGATGAAAAAGATTTTTCTTTTTGGTTTATTATTAATTGCAACAAATATTTTTGCTCAAACTGAAGGTTTTGCCGTAAATACTGATGGAAGTAAAACCTATTACAAAACATTCGGAAAAGGCGAACCGCTTTTAATTATAAACGGCGGACCTGGAATGAACAGTAATGGTTTTGAAGATATGGCGAAAGTTCTGGGTCAAAGCCAGCAAACGATTATTTACGACCAAAGAGGAACCGGAAAATCGAAACTTTCAAAATTAGACACTACGACTATTTCGATGCGTTTAATGGCAGATGATATCGAATCGTTGAGAAAACATCTTAAAATTAAAAAATGGAATATTCTCGGGCATTCTTTTGGTGGAATGTTAGGTTCTTATTACGCGACAATTTATCCGAATAACATCAATAAACTGGTTTTATCGTCATCTGGCGGTGTTGATTTATCTTTATTGAAAGGCCCAAATTTGATTGAATCGAATCTTTCTCAAATCGAAAAAGATTCTATGAATTATTGGAACGACAAAATAGAAAAAGGCGATACGTCTCACAAAGCTAGACTTGGACGTGGTCGCGCAATGGCTCCGGCTTATGTTTACGATCAGAAATTTATTCCGATTATTGCTGAAAGATTGACACAGGGAAATTCGACAATTAATGGTTTGTTATGGTCGGATATGCAGAAAATGAATTTTGACTGTAAAGCTAAACTGAAAGATTTCAAAAATCCCGTTTTAATCATTCAAGGAAAAGAGGATATTATCAGTAATGAAATTGGAGAATTGGCAAAGCAGACTTTTCCTAATTCAAAATTGATTTTATTAGAACATTCTAAACATTATGGATGGCTTGATGCCAGAGAAAAGTATTTCTCGGATATTAATTCCTTTTTAAAATCATAAAAATTTAA includes these proteins:
- a CDS encoding LytTR family DNA-binding domain-containing protein — its product is MKQLNISIKHNLLVGLLIGLWLFVFAFIIKPFDDGTINFRAWFLISFGFSVMAFLCYGLLAFIQKSFYERIGKWNIGLEITVIFLFHLLYLIGVFTFYKSPILNGGYSFLEFFSTIFIKVALIVTPVIILARRYLIKLIPITDDVLLFKGENRLDVLKIKKTDLVCISNAQNYVEIFFLENDKLHSKLIRSSLKKVQDDFDFLVQIHRSHLINPSHFKSWRNPTTIILTQIELPVSRNYKDVLLAL
- a CDS encoding GNAT family N-acetyltransferase gives rise to the protein MIIQKANITDDEILTTITKKSKAYWGYSAEQIQKWDKNLTISQDYIKDNNVFKLVDNGFIVGYYSYVFKDEKVIELDNLFILPEHIGKGFGKYLILDFLNRIKEEKIERIILDSEPNAEEFYSKMGFIKIGEFETSIKNRFMPIMEMKL
- a CDS encoding GNAT family N-acetyltransferase, with the translated sequence MKLKIKTRKIQNQDLDFVYKAICELENEVLDFEVFEMIFNENISNPKNLYLIAENESEGLGFISFHTQNLLHHCGLVGEIQEFFIHQKYRGQGVGRVLINEILNFAEKNNLKSIEVTTNKKRVENVAIYENLGFTLSHNKFTIYK
- a CDS encoding helix-turn-helix domain-containing protein, with translation MSTAIKPKHIGRNISRIRELRDMKQEALAIALGVSQQSISNLEGSENVDDEKLSRVAEALGVPAEVIKNFSEEAVFNIIGNTAENSSSVVSFGCTFNPLDKLLETFEENKKLYQQLIQAEKEKVALLEKLLDKK
- a CDS encoding aminopeptidase P family protein — protein: MKYHQINSALFVKNRRKFMAEMKPNSVAVFNSNDIYPVSADSTLPFAQHRDIFYLSGVDQEESVLLLFPDAPYEHQREMLFLRETNEHIAVWEGEKLTKERAFQVSGIRTVYWLQDFHKVLNEMMTYADTMYINTNEHYRATVETETREARFVKWWKERYPAHNVAKSNPILQRLRSIKESEEIDLIQHACDITEKGFRRLLGFVKPNVTEYEIEAELAHEFIRNRSKGFAYTPIIASGNNANVLHYIENNQQCKEGDLILLDVAAEYANYSSDMSRTIPVSGRFTDRQKAVYNAVLKVKTEATKMLTPGTLWKQYHVEVGKIMTSELLGLGLLDKADVQNENPEWPAYKKYFMHGTSHHMGLDTHDYGLLHEPMKANMVFTVEPGIYIPAEKFGIRLEDNVVVQEKGEPFNLMRNIPLEADEIETLMNE
- a CDS encoding alpha/beta fold hydrolase translates to MKKIFLFGLLLIATNIFAQTEGFAVNTDGSKTYYKTFGKGEPLLIINGGPGMNSNGFEDMAKVLGQSQQTIIYDQRGTGKSKLSKLDTTTISMRLMADDIESLRKHLKIKKWNILGHSFGGMLGSYYATIYPNNINKLVLSSSGGVDLSLLKGPNLIESNLSQIEKDSMNYWNDKIEKGDTSHKARLGRGRAMAPAYVYDQKFIPIIAERLTQGNSTINGLLWSDMQKMNFDCKAKLKDFKNPVLIIQGKEDIISNEIGELAKQTFPNSKLILLEHSKHYGWLDAREKYFSDINSFLKS